From one Ctenopharyngodon idella isolate HZGC_01 chromosome 15, HZGC01, whole genome shotgun sequence genomic stretch:
- the LOC127495064 gene encoding olfactory receptor 1-like, with protein MSLSQNISIVHPEHFFITGLTGTPYSTYYYIFLFIMYFISIIGNSIVLLVIALHRSLHSPMYIGVFNLALADIGETNALIPHMMKIFFSDSQYISYNACLASMFFINFFITVQTYTLVVLAFDRFVAICLPLRYNAIVNNKFMAIVFSVIWAFNTFIVTLSTSMMTTLSFCNSNVVESWYCDYGCLLRMPCNDNSINNFIAILCEALFLVAPPFIIVLSYVGIFIALCKITTWEGRFKALKTCVSHLLVVGSFFLPILCILIAAPSANARIISGSFSFALPPMLNPIIYVLNTAKIKDLIRKVLKNRSAPIRGNVSK; from the coding sequence ATGAGTTTATCCCAGAATATCTCGATTGTTCATCCAGAACACTTTTTCATCACTGGTCTTACAGGTACACCGTACAGCACTTATTACTATATATTCTTATTTATCATGTACTTTATTTCTATAATTGGGAACTCGATAGTCCTTCTCGTTATAGCTCTTCACCGGAGCCTGCACAGTCCAATGTACATTGGTGTGTTTAACTTGGCCTTGGCGGATATTGGTGAAACTAATGCACTGATTCCTCACAtgatgaagatttttttttcggACTCACAGTACATCTCTTACAATGCTTGTTTGGCAAGCATGTTTTTTATAAACTTCTTTATTACTGTTCAGACTTACACTCTTGTTGTTCTGGCATTTGATCGTTTCGTTGCAATCTGTTTGCCACTAAGATATAATGCCATAGTGAATAATAAGTTCATGGCTATAGTGTTTTCAGTAATATGGGCATTTAACACCTTTATAGTAACACTGTCAACATCTATGATGACCACACTTTCATTCTGTAATTCCAACGTGGTAGAGAGTTGGTATTGTGACTATGGATGTTTGTTGAGGATGCCATGCAATGACAATagcattaataattttatagcaATTCTATGTGAAGCTTTATTCCTTGTAGCACCACCGTTCATTATAGTCCTGTCATATGTGGgcatttttattgctttatgtaaaattacaactTGGGAAGGACGTTTTAAAGCACTGAAGACCTGTGTTTCTCACCTTTTGGTAGTTGGATCATTCTTTCTTCCCATACTATGCATTTTGATTGCTGCACCTTCTGCTAATGCCAGGATCATTAGcggatcattttcatttgctCTTCCACCAATGCTAAATCCcatcatttatgttttaaacaCAGCTAAAATCAAAGACTTAATCCGAAAAGTGCTTAAAAACAGATCTGCACCAATTAGAGGGAATGTTTCAAAATGA
- the LOC127495552 gene encoding olfactory receptor 52J3-like codes for MYPNGSVLSVVLTLHSLELSQMSIYPAFIFGTVAYLIILLCNLTIVLTICENRNLHKPMFILLLNLPISDAMGATSLFPQLLYSIWSQDRSISYPACLLQGFIIHLYGGASHVILTAMAFDRYIAICFPLRYGAIMTTNNLVSIISVMWLFNFIIIFVLFCLLMPYKICQTYMSDLVCYNPSLMKIMCEDTTVNNIYGLFILNLYHCISLSVVAFTYIHILITCVTNKQSDAKIKALQTCGTHLVVFLFLEFNTFFPLIAHRTESVPAHIRRAFSISVLVFPPIVNPLIYGFKTKEIRQKIVTCLKRKRNSHM; via the coding sequence ATGTATCCGAATGGATCTGTCCTTTCAGTGGTCTTGACTTTGCACTCTTTGGAACTCTCTCAGATGAGCATTTATCCTGCATTCATATTTGGAACAGTGGCATATTTGATTATCTTACTCTGCAATTTAACAATTGTTCTCACCATTTGTGAAAACAGGAATCTTCATAAACCAATGTTCATACTGTTACTTAACCTGCCTATCAGTGATGCAATGGGTGCTACAAGCCTTTTTCCTCAGCTGCTGTATAGTATATGGTCTCAGGACAGATCAATATCCTACCCTGCATGTTTGCTTCAAGGCTTTATTATACACTTGTATGGTGGTGCCTCTCACGTAATTCTTACTGCTATGGCATTTGACAGGTATATCGCTATCTGCTTCCCATTGAGATATGGAGCCATTATGACTACCAATAACCTAGTGAGTATCATAAGTGTGATGTggctatttaattttattattatatttgtactTTTCTGTCTTCTAATGCCTTACAAGATTTGCCAGACATACATGTCAGATCTTGTCTGTTATAACCCATCTTTAATGAAAATCATGTGTGAAGACACAACAGTAAACAATATCTATGgactgtttattttaaatttataccACTGCATTTCACTTTCTGTGGTGGCATTtacatatattcatatattaatcACTTGTGTTACTAATAAGCAGTCTGATGCAAAGATTAAGGCACTTCAGACATGTGGTACTCATTTAGTGGTCTTCCTGTTCTTGGAGTTCAACACTTTTTTTCCTCTTATCGCACATCGAACTGAGAGTGTTCCAGCTCACATACGCAGGGCGTTTTCTATATCTGTTCTTGTGTTTCCTCCCATTGTGAATCCACTTATTTATGGGTTTAAAACTAAGGAAATCAGACAGAAAATTGTCACCTGtttaaagagaaagagaaacagt